A region from the Branchiostoma lanceolatum isolate klBraLanc5 chromosome 2, klBraLanc5.hap2, whole genome shotgun sequence genome encodes:
- the LOC136428432 gene encoding glucokinase regulatory protein-like — protein sequence MMTATTSTLPFTERSNPLTQNIDVADSKGIVDMLHSCDEEMLAGSFQFPGLQDDSTVRTILGAVDHIAAIMQEPEDCLVVMSGCGTSGRMAFLAATTCNRLLRESGRQACCAYLIAGGDRALLTSQEAPEDDPLLGASELQQAVAGKKKVFYIGITCGLSAPYVAGQLDYCLQHLETFTPLLMGFNPVQLARNHGIETWDKTVKDVVEEMERATKDNKAFILNPVVGPEPITGSTRMKGGSATKILLDTILLLAAQKAVDQCAINEHTVRAFLRAYSQCVESVYSKAADISCLVSNAGKSLQASGHIYYFGAGTAGIMGCIDASECVPTYGSDPEDVRGFLRGGYDTLNNADGCLANLGPLYRLSWKDFCDNILGRFCSSDSAIFLLSSPDELGPCADLAEKLKKTGGHVMAVLYNFQSNDAKMSASFSTVFPQSVILQMPPVPATGGSAAVQAAVCRRLGEFALKLVCNSVSTGAHIMVGKVFQNFMVDVQIRNNKLFYRAIRIVQHLSDCSDAAATRAVLSALYDTDDVTPLADINVSQHVDRGTKQEKVVPIALLCAALQMSPSQARQQLTVTPVIRHAISAVVTK from the exons ATGATGACTGCAACCACTTCAACTTTACCCTTCACTGAAAGGTCCAACCCACTGACTCAGAACATCGATGTGGCTGACTCCAAAG GTATTGTGGACATGCTCCACAGCTGTGATGAAGAGATGTTGGCAGGATCATTTCAGTTCCCG GGTCTGCAGGATGATTCAACAGTGAGAACTATCTTGGGTGCTGTTGATCACATTGCTGCTATCATGCAG GAGCCAGAGGACTGTTTGGTTGTGATGTCAGGATGTGGCACGTCCGGAAGGATGGCATTCCTCGCTGCT ACAACATGTAACAGGTTGCTGAGAGAGAGTGGGAGGCAAGCTTGCTGTGCATACCTCATCGCTGGTGGTGACAG AGCTCTGCTGACATCCCAGGAGGCACCAGAAGATGACCCCTTGCTGGGAGCGAGTGAACTGCAGCAG GCTGTTGCTGGGAAGAAGAAAGTTTTCTATATTGGGATCACCTGTGGACTTTCG GCTCCATATGTGGCAGGACAGCTGGACTACTGCCTGCAGCACCTGGAGACGTTCACACCTCTGCTCATGGGCTTCAACCCTGTACAGCTGGCTAG GAATCATGGCATAGAGACATGGGACAAGACTGTTAAGGATG TTGTGGAGGAAATGGAACGTGCAACAAAAGACAATAAGGCCTTCATCCTCAACCCGGTCGTTGGG CCTGAGCCAATCACTGGTTCAACCCGTATGAAGGGTGGCAGTGCTACCAAGATCCTACTGGACACCATACTGCTACTGGCAGCCCAGAAGGCTGTAGACCAATGTGCCATCAATGAACATACAGTCAG AGCATTTCTGAGAGCTTACAGCCAGTGTGTAGAAAGTGTGTACTCTAAAGCAGCTGACATATCCTGCCTGGTCAGTAATGCAGGTAAAAG CTTGCAAGCAAGTGGGCACATATACTACTTCGGGGCTGGAACAGCAGGCATCATGGGATGTATCGATGCGTCAGAGTGTGTGCCAACATATGGATCAG ATCCAGAAGATGTGCGAGGTTTCCTGCGAGGTGGCTACGACACGCTCAACAATGCAGATGGCTGCCTAGCTAACCTGGGTCCTCTGTACAGGCTCTCCTGGAAGGACTTCTGTGACAACATACTGGGCCGCTTTTGCTCCTCTGATTCTGCCATCTTCCTTCTGTCTTCACCTG ATGAGCTGGGACCCTGTGCCGACTTGGCAGAAAAGCTGAAAAAGACTGGTGGCCATGTCATGGCAGTCTTGTATAATTTTCAATCAAACGATGCCAAG ATGTCGGCATCCTTCAGCACAGTCTTTCCCCAGTCTGTCATTCTTCAGATGCCACCAGTCCCAGCTACAGGAGGGTCAGCAGCTGTACAAGCAGCAGTCTGCAG GCGGCTGGGTGAGTTTGCTCTGAAGTTAGTCTGTAACTCTGTCTCCACGGGGGCACACATCATGGTGGGAAAAGTCTTCCAGAACTTCATGGTCGATGTCCAAATCAG GAACAACAAACTGTTCTACCGTGCCATCAGAATTGTTCAG CATCTAAGTGACTGCAGTGATGCCGCTGCCACCAGGGCTGTCCTGTCGGCGCTGTATGATACAGATGATGTCACACCACTGGCAGACATCAATGTGTCACAGCACGTGGATAGAGGAACCAAACAGGAAAAG GTTGTCCCCATTGCGCTCCTGTGTGCAGCTCTACAGATGAGTCCCAGTCAGGCCCGACAGCAGCTGACGGTCACGCCTGTCATCAGGCATGCCATCTCAGCCGTGGTCACCAAATaa